A single window of Aphidius gifuensis isolate YNYX2018 linkage group LG1, ASM1490517v1, whole genome shotgun sequence DNA harbors:
- the LOC122848054 gene encoding glycylpeptide N-tetradecanoyltransferase 1, translating into MEEENEVVNQDIKKEDNSEKDSKSKSSKKRNRKKKNQVVDASSASENQTDVVVKNGETPSTCNIPLKEIQLALEAFELQYKPAKTQEEALHKSYQFWSTQPVPKMDEKIVVNEPIEPNKTSVRQEPYSLPVDFQWDTLNLEDPLILAELYALLSENYVEDDDAMFRFDYPQDFLKWNLQPPGWCKEWHCGVRVSKSGKLVGFISAIPATLRVYNHSQKMVEINFLCVHKKLRSKRVAPVLIREITRRVNLKGIFQAVYTAGVVLPKPVSTCRYWHRSLNPKKLIEIKFSHLSRNMTMQRTLKFYKLPENTKVPGYRKLKESDVPQAQKLLNKYLEKFDLSPVFTEDEFRHWFFPHDGIINSFVVENNGIITDLVSYYTLPSSVMHHQTHKTLRAAYSFYNVSTKTPWIDLMTDALISAKNLGFDVFNALDLMENKEFLETLKFGIGDGNLQYYLFNWRCPSMTPDRIGLVLQ; encoded by the exons atggAAGAAGAAAATGAAGTCGTTAatcaagatataaaaaaagaggataATAGTGAGAAAGATTCTAAAAGCAaaag ttcGAAAAAACGTAAtcgtaaaaagaaaaatcaagttGTCGATGCTAGTAGTGCCAGTGAAAATCAAACTGATGTCGTTGTTAAAAATGGCGAAACTCCAAGTACTTGTAACATTCCACTGAAGGAAATTCAATTGGCCTTGGAGGCATTTGAACTTCAATATAAACCAGCAAAAACTCAAGAAGAAGCTTTGCATAAATCATATCAATTTTGGAGCACTCAACCAGTTCCAAAAATGG atgaaaaaattgttgttaatgaaCCAATTGAACCAAATAAAACATCAGTAAGACAAGAGCCTTACTCATTACCTGTTGATTTTCAATGGGACACATTGAATCTTGAAGATCCATTGATTCTTGCTGAACTTTATGCATTGCTCTCGGAAAATTATGTTGAAGATGACGATGCAATGTTTAGATTTGATTATCCACAAGATTTTCTTAAATG GAATTTACAACCACCAGGTTGGTGTAAAGAGTGGCACTGTGGTGTTCGTGTATCAAAAAGTGGTAAACTAGTCGGTTTTATATCAGCAATACCAGCAACTCTACGAGTTTATAATCA CTCacaaaaaatggttgaaattaattttctttgtgtACACAAAAAATTACGATCAAAACGTGTTGCACCAGTTTTAATACGTGAAATAACAAGAAGAGTAAATTTAAAAGGTATTTTTCAAGCTGTTTATACGGCTGGTGTTGTTTTACCAAAACCAGTATCAACTTGTCGTTATTGGCATCGTTcattaaatccaaaaaaattaattgaaattaaattttcacatcTTTCACGTAATATGACAATGCAAAGAACtcttaaattttacaagttaccAGAAAATACAAAAGTTCCTGGTTacagaaaattaaaagaaagtgATGTGCCACAAGCACAAAAATTACTCAAcaag tatCTCGAGAAGTTTGATTTATCACCAGTCTTTACTGAAGATGAATTTCGACACTGGTTTTTCCCTCATGATGGTATTATTAATAGTTTTGTCGTTGAAAATAATGGAATAATTACTGATCTTGTTAGTTATTATACTCTACCAAGTTCTGTCATGCATCATCAGACACATAAAACTTTACGTGCAGCATATAGCTTCTACAATGTTTCAACAAAAACACCTTGGATTGATCTGATGACTGATGCTCTTATTTCAGCAAAAAAT cttGGCTTTGACGTTTTCAATGCTCTTGATCTAATGGAAAACAAAGAATTCCTGGAAACCTTGAAGTTTGGTATTGGTGATGGAAATCTTCAATACTATCTTTTCAACTGGCGTTGCCCAAGTATGACACCAGACAGAATTGGTCTTGTATtgcaataa
- the LOC122848058 gene encoding uncharacterized protein LOC122848058 isoform X2, producing MGRICIVRNCNGGKNDNKTEGPHITLFSVPKDPVLFDAWKSNLPELRKPLSTSCYVCEKHFHPSDILSHYTHKLSTNIWTYSRGLKQLKPKAVPIVSNNSVTVDDTMIHDQHHSVENSNTNEKNTDVEIESSICTINSNNNHSSGPSVLNEKDTLNDDTMEVQEIQNKKYKSEVSFSFDSLIENLDTITYSKGCRWSYTITSDKKKIIFVSSPSDGILRRVDIYSNLSTNVIMDCILVPQKHLPDRFKNIDEIIEFLTIVYNWNLCLTLKNSNRFIHDGVCEAIAPNNENFLGRRRLRCMPCVLRRESKQCQNLDKQIKQEKKSLKVLNQKVRRYKKKCLYFGCTAQYVIIHGV from the exons ATGGGAAGAATATGTATCGTTCGAAATTGTAATGGAGGAAagaatgataataaaactgaAGGACCTCACATTACTCTTTTTAGTGTACCAAag GATCCAGTACTTTTTGATGCTTGGAAGTCGAATCTTCCAGAGCTTCGAAAGCCTTTAAGTACTTCATGTTATGTTTGTGAAAAACATTTCCATCCAAGTGATATATTATCTCATTACAcacataaattatcaacaaatatatgGACTTATTCTCGGGGCTTGAAGCAATTAAAGCCCAAAGCTGTTCCTATAGTTTCCAATAACAGTGTGACTGTAGATGATACAATGATACATGATCAGCATCACAGTGTTGAAAATTCAAACACCaacgaaaaaaatactgaTGTCGAAATTGAATCCTCAATATGTACAATTAactcaaataataatcattcaagTGGTCCAAgtgtattaaatgaaaaagatacTTTAAATGATGATACCATGGAAGTCCAAgaaatacaaaacaaaaagtatAAATCCGAAGTATCATTTAGTTTTGAttctttaattgaaaatttagacACTATAACATATTCGAAAGGATGCAGATGGAGTTATACAATTacatctgataaaaaaaagattatttttgtATCGTCTCCATCTGATGGTATTTTACGACGAGTTGATATATATTCTAATCTGTCTACTAATGTTATAATGGATTGTATTCTTGTTCCTCAAAAGCATTTACCTGATCGATTCAAAAATATAGATGAAATTATTGAGTTTTTAACAATAGTTTACAATTGGAATTTATGTCTAACTCTGAAAAATTCAAACAg ATTTATTCATGATGGTGTTTGTGAGGCCATTGCtccaaataatgaaaattttttaggtcGAAGACGTCTTAGATGTATGCCTTGTGTCTTAAGACGAGAATCTAAGCAATGTCAAAATcttgataaacaaattaaacaagaaaagaaatctttaaaagttttaaatcaaaaagtgAGAAGATATAAGAAAAAG tgtttatattttggctGCACTGCGCAGTATGTTATTATTCATGGAGTTTAA
- the LOC122848058 gene encoding uncharacterized protein LOC122848058 isoform X1 → MGRICIVRNCNGGKNDNKTEGPHITLFSVPKDPVLFDAWKSNLPELRKPLSTSCYVCEKHFHPSDILSHYTHKLSTNIWTYSRGLKQLKPKAVPIVSNNSVTVDDTMIHDQHHSVENSNTNEKNTDVEIESSICTINSNNNHSSGPSVLNEKDTLNDDTMEVQEIQNKKYKSEVSFSFDSLIENLDTITYSKGCRWSYTITSDKKKIIFVSSPSDGILRRVDIYSNLSTNVIMDCILVPQKHLPDRFKNIDEIIEFLTIVYNWNLCLTLKNSNRFIHDGVCEAIAPNNENFLGRRRLRCMPCVLRRESKQCQNLDKQIKQEKKSLKVLNQKVRRYKKKIVTLEAHVHDLWDSKEYN, encoded by the exons ATGGGAAGAATATGTATCGTTCGAAATTGTAATGGAGGAAagaatgataataaaactgaAGGACCTCACATTACTCTTTTTAGTGTACCAAag GATCCAGTACTTTTTGATGCTTGGAAGTCGAATCTTCCAGAGCTTCGAAAGCCTTTAAGTACTTCATGTTATGTTTGTGAAAAACATTTCCATCCAAGTGATATATTATCTCATTACAcacataaattatcaacaaatatatgGACTTATTCTCGGGGCTTGAAGCAATTAAAGCCCAAAGCTGTTCCTATAGTTTCCAATAACAGTGTGACTGTAGATGATACAATGATACATGATCAGCATCACAGTGTTGAAAATTCAAACACCaacgaaaaaaatactgaTGTCGAAATTGAATCCTCAATATGTACAATTAactcaaataataatcattcaagTGGTCCAAgtgtattaaatgaaaaagatacTTTAAATGATGATACCATGGAAGTCCAAgaaatacaaaacaaaaagtatAAATCCGAAGTATCATTTAGTTTTGAttctttaattgaaaatttagacACTATAACATATTCGAAAGGATGCAGATGGAGTTATACAATTacatctgataaaaaaaagattatttttgtATCGTCTCCATCTGATGGTATTTTACGACGAGTTGATATATATTCTAATCTGTCTACTAATGTTATAATGGATTGTATTCTTGTTCCTCAAAAGCATTTACCTGATCGATTCAAAAATATAGATGAAATTATTGAGTTTTTAACAATAGTTTACAATTGGAATTTATGTCTAACTCTGAAAAATTCAAACAg ATTTATTCATGATGGTGTTTGTGAGGCCATTGCtccaaataatgaaaattttttaggtcGAAGACGTCTTAGATGTATGCCTTGTGTCTTAAGACGAGAATCTAAGCAATGTCAAAATcttgataaacaaattaaacaagaaaagaaatctttaaaagttttaaatcaaaaagtgAGAAGATATAAGAAAAAG ATTGTAACACTTGAAGCACATGTTCATGATTTATGGGACTCAAAAGAGTATAATTGA
- the LOC122848079 gene encoding ly6/PLAUR domain-containing protein 6B-like: MITLLVVGLLLAVESTCGKNIVTSNETVRNEIQQKSGLMKTSTDEENIYRLTCYTCVNVSDNQMCNKWAIDTPCPLGSRDFCRSLHILDSRGNSVLVSKSCASKKLCTPASIGCIPVDTQQICISCCDMSYCNVESPTNSTNAIYVRKRRGKSKGKRTKSGNNGSKMTITTRLSKYIGLSLAISILNAYH, encoded by the exons ATGATCACATTGCTGGTGGTCGGGCTGCTCTTAGCTGTTGAAAGCACGTGTGGAAAAAATATCGTTACCAGCAATGAGACCGTACGGAATGAGATACAGCAAAAAAGTGGCCTTATGAAAACGAGTACAGACgaggaaaatatatatc gTCTTACTTGTTATACGTGTGTCAACGTAAGCGATAACCAG ATGTGCAACAAATGGGCCATTGATACTCCCTGCCCACTTGGGAGTAGAGATTTCTGCCGTTCTCTTCATATTTTAGATAGTCGAGGTAACAGCGTCTTG GTAAGCAAAAGCTGTGCAAGCAAAAAACTGTGCACCCCAGCGTCAATTGGTTGTATTCCCGTTGACACTCAACAg atatgtATAAGCTGTTGTGATATGAGTTATTGCAATGTCGAGTCACCAACAAACTCAACAAATGCAATTTATGTACGTAAAAGACGAGGTAAATCAAAAGGTAAACGAACAAAATCAGGAAATAATGGTTCCAAGATGACAATAACAACACGACTGTCAAAATACATTGGCCTGTCACTCGCAATCTCAATTTTAAATGCATATCATTGA